In a genomic window of Lacrimispora sp. BS-2:
- a CDS encoding serine hydrolase domain-containing protein: MIRAWNDENETVLAEMAEQLIGDQVIWGASLGFVSDQGSRLKYYGKQGAMVPYCDRKVEAGMYYDLASMTKVIGTTTRILQLAEKGLISLTTPVKEILGRFSYGDVTVEHLLLHTSGLPAEIRNKESWSRENLPQYLYTTPREREAGEGFLYSDVGFILLGKIIEKLDKTTLEETFQENIFRPLEMMDTSYLIQGSGERCIPTECTEQRGCICGEVHDKKAYLLGQCGSAGLFSTLEDVAKFVKAYLEHSRLLFCEETFEKLCSIIRFERTLGWSKEYGRDTLYHTGFTGTSVLMDLKGRKGFILLTNRIHPSRNNQEFLKMRKKMNEIYLNMV; the protein is encoded by the coding sequence ATGATAAGAGCCTGGAATGATGAAAACGAGACGGTTTTGGCAGAAATGGCAGAACAGCTGATTGGGGATCAGGTGATCTGGGGAGCCAGCCTTGGCTTTGTCAGTGATCAGGGAAGCCGCTTAAAGTACTACGGAAAGCAGGGAGCAATGGTTCCCTATTGTGACAGGAAGGTGGAAGCGGGTATGTATTATGATCTTGCTTCCATGACCAAGGTAATTGGGACCACCACCCGGATCCTTCAGCTGGCAGAAAAAGGACTCATAAGCCTTACTACTCCGGTGAAAGAGATCCTGGGCAGGTTTTCCTATGGGGATGTTACGGTGGAACACCTGCTGCTTCATACAAGCGGCCTTCCTGCCGAAATACGGAACAAAGAAAGCTGGAGCAGGGAAAATCTTCCCCAATATCTCTACACCACACCAAGGGAAAGGGAGGCAGGAGAAGGATTCCTGTATTCAGATGTGGGTTTTATCCTGTTGGGAAAAATCATTGAGAAATTGGACAAAACAACTCTTGAGGAAACATTCCAGGAGAATATTTTCCGCCCTCTTGAGATGATGGATACCTCTTATTTGATTCAGGGCAGCGGGGAGCGCTGCATTCCAACGGAGTGTACGGAGCAAAGGGGCTGCATCTGCGGAGAGGTTCATGACAAAAAGGCATATTTGCTAGGGCAGTGCGGCAGCGCCGGATTGTTTTCCACCTTGGAAGATGTGGCGAAATTTGTTAAGGCTTATCTGGAACATTCCCGGCTTTTGTTTTGTGAGGAGACGTTTGAAAAACTTTGCAGTATTATAAGATTTGAACGAACTCTGGGCTGGAGCAAGGAGTATGGAAGGGATACGCTTTATCATACCGGATTTACAGGGACTTCTGTTTTGATGGATTTGAAGGGCAGAAAAGGTTTTATTCTGCTGACGAACCGGATCCATCCCAGCCGGAATAATCAGGAGTTCCTGAAGATGAGAAAGAAAATGAATGAAATTTATCTGAATATGGTTTAA
- the murQ gene encoding N-acetylmuramic acid 6-phosphate etherase → MCNIEKLTTESINESTRNIDRLESLEIVTLINNEDKKVAEAIEKVLPQIAEAVDAIVERFKKGGRIIYCGAGSSGRMGTLDAVELTPTYSVLPSRAFGLLAGGDEAMYTAVEGAEDSEELAVEDLKRVKLTADDCVIGIAASGRTPYTKAALEFGKQTGAFTISVTCNQSSVMAKIADISIAPVVGPEVINGSTRMKAGTAQKMVVNMLSTGAMIRLGKVYRNYMVHVQPTNEKLMKRAVKMIVDLTGAKEELALKVLYEADKDVAAAIVMIECGCRKDQAREALSESGGQVRKAIEAVKNGV, encoded by the coding sequence ATGTGCAATATAGAAAAGCTTACAACGGAATCAATCAATGAATCCACCCGGAACATTGACAGGCTGGAATCACTTGAAATCGTTACCTTAATAAATAATGAAGATAAAAAAGTAGCGGAAGCCATAGAAAAGGTGCTTCCCCAGATCGCAGAAGCAGTGGATGCCATTGTGGAGCGTTTCAAAAAGGGCGGACGGATCATTTACTGCGGTGCAGGATCATCCGGCCGGATGGGTACACTTGATGCGGTGGAACTGACTCCTACTTACAGCGTACTGCCATCCCGGGCCTTTGGCCTTCTTGCAGGCGGTGATGAGGCCATGTATACAGCAGTGGAAGGGGCAGAAGATTCAGAAGAACTGGCAGTGGAGGACTTAAAACGGGTAAAGCTTACGGCCGATGATTGTGTGATCGGCATCGCTGCCAGCGGAAGAACTCCCTATACAAAGGCGGCCCTGGAATTCGGAAAACAAACAGGTGCCTTTACCATTTCCGTTACCTGCAATCAGTCCAGCGTTATGGCGAAGATCGCGGATATATCCATTGCCCCGGTAGTAGGGCCTGAGGTAATCAACGGCTCAACCAGGATGAAGGCAGGGACCGCTCAGAAAATGGTGGTCAATATGCTTTCCACAGGAGCTATGATAAGACTTGGAAAGGTATACCGGAATTATATGGTTCATGTACAGCCCACCAATGAAAAGCTAATGAAACGGGCTGTTAAGATGATCGTGGATTTAACAGGTGCGAAAGAGGAGCTGGCTCTCAAGGTACTTTACGAGGCAGATAAGGATGTGGCTGCCGCTATCGTGATGATCGAATGCGGCTGCAGAAAAGATCAGGCCAGGGAAGCCCTTTCAGAGTCCGGCGGTCAGGTGAGAAAAGCCATTGAGGCTGTGAAAAACGGAGTTTAG
- a CDS encoding MurR/RpiR family transcriptional regulator yields MESVRLKIRGQYNEMSKAEKKISDFVLSDAKNCLEMTAVDIAGKSGVSSASVIRYVQKLGFDGLEGFKLALAAADAQNDKEDMVDPIISKEDDLDTLCRKMDALVDAAFQDFFYQLNKDALKEAINKIKKARRIYLVGIGSSSLPAYDLFHKLKRADFNANFYQDINMMVEFFNYIDKRDVVIAFSYSGQSQEVLYACGIAEKQEASIIAVTRRRDSPLQDIADICLHVPDNEKVMRIGAFTSLHTSIMMADLLYMGVIQENLEHYEVELIKTRKMVEGLKIKK; encoded by the coding sequence ATGGAATCTGTTCGGTTAAAAATAAGAGGACAATACAATGAAATGAGTAAGGCAGAGAAGAAAATTTCAGATTTTGTATTGTCAGATGCCAAAAACTGTCTTGAAATGACGGCAGTGGATATTGCAGGAAAAAGCGGGGTATCCTCCGCCTCTGTGATCCGTTATGTTCAAAAACTTGGCTTTGATGGGTTGGAAGGTTTTAAGCTGGCACTAGCTGCAGCCGATGCCCAAAATGATAAGGAAGATATGGTAGATCCCATTATTTCCAAAGAAGATGATTTAGATACGCTGTGCCGGAAAATGGATGCCCTGGTGGATGCGGCATTTCAGGATTTTTTCTATCAGCTGAATAAAGATGCATTAAAGGAAGCAATCAACAAAATAAAGAAAGCCCGGCGTATTTATCTGGTGGGCATCGGAAGTTCCTCGCTGCCTGCTTATGATCTGTTCCATAAACTGAAACGGGCCGACTTCAATGCGAATTTTTACCAGGATATCAATATGATGGTGGAATTTTTTAACTACATTGATAAACGGGATGTAGTGATCGCATTTTCCTACAGCGGGCAGTCTCAGGAAGTCCTTTATGCCTGCGGGATTGCAGAAAAACAGGAAGCATCGATCATTGCGGTTACCCGCAGAAGAGATTCTCCCCTTCAGGATATTGCAGATATATGCCTCCATGTACCGGACAACGAAAAGGTCATGCGGATCGGTGCGTTTACCTCTCTTCATACCTCTATCATGATGGCAGATCTTCTGTACATGGGAGTGATCCAGGAGAACTTAGAGCACTATGAAGTGGAGCTGATCAAAACCAGAAAAATGGTGGAAGGGCTGAAAATAAAAAAATAG
- a CDS encoding PTS sugar transporter subunit IIB yields the protein MAIVHARVDERLIHGQVAMVWTNTVGASRIIVANDEAVKDELIIAGLKMAKPAGVKLSILSIKRAAEKFAEKAYEEDKVFLITKNVADMAALIRSEVPIKAFNVGNVAKREGSRPIKKSVNLTEDDEKDIREMIQLGVSVTAQMLPNESDQSIVNML from the coding sequence ATGGCAATTGTGCATGCAAGAGTAGATGAAAGACTGATCCATGGTCAGGTGGCTATGGTTTGGACCAATACCGTAGGAGCGTCCCGCATCATTGTGGCAAACGATGAAGCAGTAAAGGATGAACTGATCATTGCAGGCCTTAAGATGGCAAAACCGGCAGGAGTAAAGCTTTCCATTCTGTCTATTAAACGGGCTGCTGAAAAATTTGCAGAAAAGGCCTACGAAGAGGATAAGGTATTTCTAATAACAAAAAACGTGGCGGATATGGCAGCGCTGATCCGTTCCGAAGTTCCGATCAAGGCTTTTAATGTGGGAAATGTGGCAAAAAGAGAAGGAAGCAGACCCATTAAAAAGTCAGTGAATCTGACGGAAGATGATGAAAAGGATATCCGGGAAATGATACAGCTTGGAGTAAGTGTAACGGCTCAGATGCTGCCCAATGAATCGGACCAGTCCATAGTAAATATGCTGTAA